Part of the Tenacibaculum sp. SZ-18 genome, CAATTGCTTTATCGAAGTCTCCTTCTGCCTCTACTAAAGCTTTCTTACAGTCCATCATTCCTGCACCAGTAGTTTCTCTTAACTTTTTTACGTCTGCAGCGCTAATTTTTGACATTTTATGTTTTTTTATTAGTTGTATTAATAATTACAATGATAAAATAAAATAAAGGTTTCAATATGATGAAACCTTTAAATTAAAATTTATTTTGCTTCTTCAGCTTTTGCTTCAGTAGTTTGAGCTTCTTTCTCTGTTTTAGCTTTTTCCTTATCAGCTTTTCTTTCAGCTAACCCTTCAGAAATTGATTCAGTAACATAAGATAAAACTTTGTCAATTGACTTAGAAGCATCATCATTTGCAGGAATTACAAAATCGATCGGTCTTGGATCAGAGTTTGTATCAACCATTGCAAAGATAGGAATGTTTAATTTTTGAGCTTCAGCAATAGCAATGTGCTCTTTCTTTACGTCAATTACAAATAATGCACCTGGTAAACGAGTCATATCAGAGATAGAACCTAAATTCTTTTCTAATTTTTCACGTTGACGGTTAATTTGTAATTTTTCTCTTTTAGATAATGCATCAAAAGAACCATCTTGTTTCATTCTATCAATAGAAGCCATTTTCTTTACAGCTTTACGGATAGTAACGAAGTTAGTTAACATACCACCTGGCCATCTTTCAGTGATGTAAGGCATGTTTACTGATTTTGCTTTTTCAGCAACGATATCTTTAGCTTGCTTCTTAGTAGCAACGAATAAGATTTTACGTCCTGAGTTAGCTATTTTTTGTAGAGCTGCAGTAGCTTCATCAATTTTAGCTGAAGTTTTATACAAGTCAATGATGTGAACACCATTACGCTCAGTATAAATGTAAGGAGCCATATTTGGGTTCCACTTTCTAGTTAAGTGTCCGAAGTGTACTCCACTTTCTAATAATTCTTGAATGTTTGCCATTTTAAAAAATGTGTTTACGTTCTGTTTTCGCAATATTTCAGTAGTTATTAAGTCTGAAATATTTAGATACTAAACTGTTAATAAATAATATACTCTTATAAATAACAGTTCAAATAAACGATTAACGTTTAGAGAACTGGAATTTCTTACGTGCTTTCTTCTGGCCGAATTTCTTACGCTCAACCATTCTTGGATCACGAGTTAATAACCCTTCTGGCTTTAATACTGCTTTGTGTTCTTCATTGATTGAAACTAAAGCCCTGGTAATTGCTAAACGAATTGCTTCTGCTTGACCAGTAACACCACCTCCATATACATTAACTTTAATATCGTAAGAAGCTAAGTTCTCAGTTAACATTAAAGGTTGTTGAACTTTATATTGTAAAGTTGGAGTTGTGAAATAATTATTT contains:
- the rpsI gene encoding 30S ribosomal protein S9, which gives rise to METVHKIGRRKTAVARVYVSEGSGNITINKRELNNYFTTPTLQYKVQQPLMLTENLASYDIKVNVYGGGVTGQAEAIRLAITRALVSINEEHKAVLKPEGLLTRDPRMVERKKFGQKKARKKFQFSKR
- the rpsB gene encoding 30S ribosomal protein S2, translating into MANIQELLESGVHFGHLTRKWNPNMAPYIYTERNGVHIIDLYKTSAKIDEATAALQKIANSGRKILFVATKKQAKDIVAEKAKSVNMPYITERWPGGMLTNFVTIRKAVKKMASIDRMKQDGSFDALSKREKLQINRQREKLEKNLGSISDMTRLPGALFVIDVKKEHIAIAEAQKLNIPIFAMVDTNSDPRPIDFVIPANDDASKSIDKVLSYVTESISEGLAERKADKEKAKTEKEAQTTEAKAEEAK